The following proteins are encoded in a genomic region of Oceanisphaera profunda:
- a CDS encoding anti-sigma factor family protein — protein MLSCHKATRLMSESQERPLSQFEQLSLALHTVMCNGCRQFERQLPIIRSLAHRFALRPDTTATDPDPQDPVDKDGS, from the coding sequence ATGTTGAGTTGTCACAAAGCCACTCGGCTAATGTCTGAGAGTCAAGAACGGCCCTTAAGCCAATTTGAACAGCTCTCTTTGGCGCTGCACACTGTGATGTGTAACGGTTGTCGTCAATTTGAACGGCAGTTACCGATTATTCGTTCATTGGCGCATCGGTTTGCTCTTCGACCCGACACCACAGCGACCGATCCGGACCCACAAGATCCGGTTGATAAAGACGGCAGCTAA
- a CDS encoding sigma-70 family RNA polymerase sigma factor → MMDHRHNVAHPLLTEELRRQMLRFATLQLKDAQLAEDAVQEAMLGAFKYADSFAGRAAYKNWVFAILKHKIVDVIRKNQRLVTLTSLGADDSNQLEEQLFNRFGMWHKVERPVEWSEPESNQQDQEFWTLFELCLDKLPPNQGRTFMMREFIGLESREICLELDLTVSNLNVLLYRARLRLRECLENTWQQQGDCPC, encoded by the coding sequence ATGATGGATCATAGACACAATGTTGCACACCCTTTGTTGACCGAGGAATTACGCCGACAAATGCTGCGTTTTGCCACCCTACAGTTAAAAGATGCGCAATTGGCTGAAGACGCAGTGCAGGAGGCCATGTTGGGTGCTTTTAAATACGCCGATAGCTTTGCGGGTCGGGCCGCCTATAAAAACTGGGTGTTTGCCATTCTTAAGCACAAAATTGTGGATGTGATCCGCAAAAACCAGCGTTTGGTCACGCTCACCAGTTTAGGTGCCGACGACAGTAATCAGTTAGAAGAGCAGCTATTTAACCGGTTTGGCATGTGGCACAAAGTAGAGCGTCCTGTGGAATGGAGCGAGCCAGAAAGCAACCAACAAGATCAGGAGTTCTGGACCTTGTTTGAATTGTGTTTAGACAAGCTGCCCCCCAATCAAGGCCGTACTTTTATGATGCGCGAATTTATTGGTTTAGAAAGCCGAGAAATTTGCCTAGAGCTGGATTTAACGGTCAGCAATCTTAATGTGCTGCTCTATCGAGCTCGGTTACGGTTACGCGAATGCCTGGAAAATACCTGGCAACAACAAGGAGACTGCCCATGTTGA
- a CDS encoding TIGR04282 family arsenosugar biosynthesis glycosyltransferase — MSTRIIVFAKAPIAGLAKTRLAGSLGFERAAMLAQQMLASTLEACLTADIGPVELCMSPAADAPEWDGVLLPPQLILSSQGEGDLGSRMARAARRALSGHALPSYLLSGHTLSNYSLSNYALNNRALTNRAELAPQVQQQVLLVGTDCPQLSPELLRRAAQRLSMQDALLHPTWDGGYALLGLRQFNDCLFTDMPWSTSEVAALTQARLTQLGWRYTLAERLQDIDEPQDLFWLTASWASVLQTPVTEASHHA; from the coding sequence TTGAGCACCCGCATTATTGTGTTTGCCAAGGCACCCATTGCAGGCCTAGCTAAAACCCGACTCGCGGGGTCGCTGGGTTTCGAGAGGGCGGCAATGCTTGCGCAGCAGATGTTGGCCAGCACGTTAGAGGCGTGCCTAACCGCCGATATAGGCCCCGTTGAGCTGTGCATGAGCCCAGCCGCTGATGCTCCCGAGTGGGATGGCGTGTTGCTGCCACCGCAACTGATACTCAGCAGCCAAGGCGAGGGAGATCTAGGGTCTCGCATGGCTCGCGCCGCTCGCCGAGCCTTATCTGGCCATGCCTTACCTAGCTATTTATTATCTGGCCATACCTTATCTAACTATTCCTTATCTAACTATGCATTAAATAACAGGGCCTTAACTAACAGGGCCGAGCTCGCACCTCAAGTTCAGCAGCAGGTATTGCTAGTGGGCACCGACTGTCCGCAATTGTCCCCCGAGTTATTACGTCGTGCCGCCCAGCGTCTGAGCATGCAAGATGCCTTGCTGCATCCTACTTGGGATGGCGGTTATGCGCTGCTGGGTTTGCGCCAGTTTAACGACTGCTTATTTACTGATATGCCCTGGAGCACCTCTGAAGTGGCGGCGCTCACTCAAGCGCGGCTAACGCAACTGGGCTGGCGCTATACATTGGCCGAGCGGCTGCAAGATATTGATGAACCCCAAGACTTGTTCTGGCTGACAGCCAGCTGGGCAAGCGTGCTGCAAACTCCCGTTACGGAGGCTAGCCACCATGCTTGA
- the mtnK gene encoding S-methyl-5-thioribose kinase: protein MRQYRIFNQEDAVAYAREAAQLGPELVLQGAEIGDGNLNQVFKVCQPGQVTGWIVKQALPYIRCIGDSWPLTRDRARIEAEILLQHGQCCPEFTVAVLHHDASLSAMLLEDLSELQVWRQALLNGEHFADAPVQLGEYLAQVHVHSSDFRLDYQAQQAARIQFANPELMSISEAVYFVDPFCDHERNNVAAGIRNDAELLWADQALKVRVAKLKHDFRCKGQALLHGDLHTGSVMVGAGKLKVIDAEFGGYGPMGFDVGVLIANLLLNLCSQNSPPPQRQRIKDVQAFWQSFHAQFFLLASQTADPALAEPDYITVFLRQVWQDALGYAGCEMIRRTLGVAHVADIDNIADPEQKIASQRHALALGRALIMHAEQLDDAELEKIALG, encoded by the coding sequence ATGCGCCAATATCGAATATTTAATCAGGAAGATGCCGTTGCCTATGCCCGTGAGGCGGCCCAGCTTGGGCCAGAGCTGGTCTTGCAAGGAGCAGAAATAGGAGATGGCAACCTCAATCAGGTGTTTAAAGTATGCCAACCTGGCCAGGTCACAGGGTGGATTGTAAAACAAGCGCTGCCCTATATTCGCTGCATTGGTGACTCTTGGCCCCTAACGCGGGATCGCGCGCGCATCGAAGCCGAAATATTGCTACAACATGGGCAGTGTTGCCCCGAATTTACGGTAGCGGTATTGCATCACGATGCATCTTTGTCGGCGATGCTGCTAGAGGATTTATCGGAGCTGCAAGTGTGGCGCCAAGCCTTGTTGAACGGCGAGCATTTTGCCGATGCTCCTGTGCAGCTAGGGGAATATTTAGCACAGGTGCATGTGCACAGCAGTGACTTCCGCTTAGATTATCAAGCCCAGCAAGCTGCACGAATACAGTTTGCCAACCCTGAGTTAATGTCGATCAGCGAAGCGGTATATTTTGTCGATCCCTTTTGTGATCATGAACGTAATAATGTGGCGGCAGGTATTCGTAATGATGCCGAACTGCTCTGGGCCGATCAGGCATTAAAAGTACGAGTAGCTAAGCTCAAGCATGACTTTCGTTGCAAGGGCCAAGCGTTATTGCATGGCGACTTGCATACCGGATCCGTGATGGTGGGCGCCGGCAAGCTTAAAGTGATTGATGCGGAGTTTGGCGGCTATGGCCCCATGGGTTTTGATGTGGGCGTACTGATCGCCAACTTGTTGCTTAATTTATGTAGCCAGAACTCTCCTCCTCCACAGCGGCAGCGCATTAAGGACGTACAAGCCTTTTGGCAAAGCTTTCACGCCCAGTTCTTTTTATTAGCCAGCCAAACCGCGGATCCAGCCCTAGCCGAGCCTGATTATATCACCGTCTTTTTACGTCAGGTGTGGCAAGACGCCTTAGGGTATGCCGGTTGTGAAATGATACGCCGCACCTTGGGCGTCGCCCATGTGGCAGATATTGACAACATTGCCGACCCAGAGCAAAAAATCGCCAGCCAACGGCACGCATTAGCACTGGGCCGCGCTCTGATCATGCACGCCGAGCAACTTGATGACGCCGAGCTGGAGAAGATAGCGTTAGGCTAG
- the arsS gene encoding arsenosugar biosynthesis radical SAM (seleno)protein ArsS (Some members of this family are selenoproteins.) — protein MMRDTLPLLDLTGFPALKRDALDTLQVNLGYMCNMKCVHCHVAAGPHRTEMMDDENLALIPRVLQARKLTTLDLTGGAPEMHPRFREVVIAARKLGVHVIDRCNLTILYEPGHETLADFLAEHQVEVVASLPCYELENVDKQRGKGTFNKSIAALQKLNQLGYGQPDSGLILNLVYNPQGPTLPPEQQGLEAAYRRELLAHFDIRFNHLFALANMPIKRFGDYLITKGQFHDYLRLLKDNYSADNLANLMCRNLVSVDWQGYLYDCDFNQQLGLRLPDAENKEHRPHLRDLLHRELNGQPIRVAEHCYGCTAGQGSSCSGALNGALDSRALHDAPKAS, from the coding sequence ATGATGCGAGATACTTTACCGCTACTCGACCTAACGGGCTTTCCTGCCCTCAAGCGTGATGCGCTGGATACACTACAGGTGAATTTGGGCTATATGTGCAATATGAAATGTGTGCATTGTCATGTGGCAGCCGGCCCGCATCGCACCGAAATGATGGATGACGAAAATCTCGCCCTGATCCCCCGTGTATTACAGGCACGCAAGCTGACCACCCTCGATTTAACCGGCGGCGCCCCCGAGATGCACCCGCGCTTTCGCGAGGTAGTGATTGCCGCGCGCAAGCTGGGTGTGCATGTAATAGACAGGTGTAATCTCACGATTCTTTATGAGCCAGGCCACGAAACCTTGGCCGATTTTTTAGCCGAGCACCAAGTAGAAGTAGTGGCGTCATTGCCGTGCTACGAGCTGGAGAATGTGGATAAACAGCGCGGTAAAGGCACCTTTAATAAAAGCATTGCCGCATTACAAAAACTTAATCAGCTGGGTTATGGTCAGCCCGATTCTGGCTTGATATTAAATTTGGTTTATAACCCACAAGGGCCAACCCTGCCGCCCGAGCAACAAGGCTTGGAGGCGGCGTATCGCCGTGAACTGCTGGCGCATTTTGATATTCGGTTTAATCATCTGTTTGCCTTGGCCAATATGCCCATTAAACGCTTTGGCGATTACCTGATTACCAAGGGGCAGTTTCATGATTATTTGCGGTTACTAAAAGACAATTATTCAGCCGATAATTTAGCAAATTTGATGTGTCGCAATTTAGTCAGCGTGGATTGGCAAGGCTACTTATATGACTGTGATTTTAACCAGCAATTAGGGCTACGGCTGCCCGATGCTGAAAATAAAGAACACCGACCTCATCTGCGCGATCTGCTGCATCGTGAGCTAAACGGCCAGCCAATACGGGTCGCCGAGCATTGCTATGGCTGCACCGCCGGCCAAGGCAGCAGCTGCAGTGGTGCTTTAAATGGTGCTTTAGATAGTCGCGCGCTACACGATGCGCCTAAGGCTTCATAG
- a CDS encoding sterol desaturase family protein encodes MLEHEPWIRLGCFAGVLFIMMLWECWAPRRPQQIGRLGRWPHNLLLVVINTLLLRLFFPLAAVGAAILASEQGWGLFNLLSIPWWLTLVLSLLILDLLIYLQHRLFHGLPWLWRLHRVHHADLEFDVTTGLRFHPLEIVLSMLLKLAAVTLLGAPALAVLLFEVLLNASSMFNHGNVKLPKRLDAVLRLILVTPDMHRVHHSVIPHETDSNFGFNLPWWDRLFGTYLAQPQAGQQGMTIGLTQFRAPAEQRLLQLLLQPFRHK; translated from the coding sequence ATGCTTGAGCATGAACCTTGGATCCGCCTTGGCTGCTTTGCCGGCGTGTTATTCATTATGATGCTGTGGGAATGCTGGGCACCCCGTCGGCCTCAGCAGATTGGTCGTCTGGGGCGCTGGCCTCATAATTTGCTACTCGTCGTTATTAATACTCTGTTGCTAAGGTTGTTTTTCCCGCTGGCGGCGGTGGGGGCGGCCATACTGGCCAGCGAGCAGGGCTGGGGGCTGTTTAATCTGCTCTCTATCCCTTGGTGGTTAACACTGGTGTTGTCGCTGCTGATACTGGATTTGCTTATTTATCTGCAACATCGGCTGTTTCACGGCCTGCCTTGGTTATGGCGTTTACACCGTGTACATCATGCCGATCTGGAATTCGACGTCACTACTGGCTTGCGCTTTCATCCACTCGAGATTGTGCTGTCTATGCTGCTCAAACTGGCCGCCGTTACTTTGTTGGGTGCACCGGCACTGGCTGTTTTATTATTTGAAGTCTTGCTCAACGCCTCTTCTATGTTTAATCACGGTAATGTGAAGCTGCCAAAGCGGCTGGACGCCGTGCTGCGATTGATACTGGTCACGCCAGATATGCACCGAGTACATCATTCGGTGATCCCTCATGAGACCGACAGCAACTTTGGTTTTAATCTCCCTTGGTGGGACCGATTATTCGGCACCTATCTGGCTCAGCCCCAAGCTGGCCAACAGGGTATGACCATTGGCTTAACCCAGTTTCGCGCCCCCGCAGAGCAGCGCTTACTCCAATTGTTACTACAGCCTTTTCGGCATAAGTAA
- the ppsR gene encoding posphoenolpyruvate synthetase regulatory kinase/phosphorylase PpsR → MHTVFYVSDGTAITAEVFGHAVLSQFPLPFEQVTMPFVGDADKAQAVKARIDESFRKSGKRPLVFHTIVDTQLRNIITSSEAKCYDFLNTFVAPIEQQLGIKADPRVHRTHGMDNKKHYDTRIDAVNYALENDDGVTTKAYDEADIILVGVSRCGKTPTSLYLALQFGIRVANYPFIDQDMEQMTLPKALKANRHKLFGLTIDPQRLQEIRQRRMADSGYSAAAQCRYELNQVERLFRMEAIPFIDTTYHSVEEISVKILERTGIPRRIY, encoded by the coding sequence ATGCACACAGTTTTTTATGTTTCTGATGGGACGGCGATCACAGCCGAAGTTTTTGGGCATGCGGTACTTAGTCAGTTTCCGCTGCCCTTTGAGCAAGTCACCATGCCTTTTGTGGGTGATGCAGACAAAGCACAAGCGGTGAAAGCCAGAATTGATGAAAGCTTTAGAAAAAGTGGTAAGCGCCCCTTAGTGTTTCACACCATAGTGGACACACAACTGCGTAACATCATCACCAGCAGTGAAGCTAAATGTTACGATTTCCTTAACACCTTTGTGGCACCCATAGAACAACAGTTGGGTATAAAAGCCGACCCGCGGGTGCATCGCACTCACGGTATGGACAATAAAAAACACTACGATACCCGAATAGACGCGGTGAACTACGCCCTTGAAAACGACGATGGCGTGACCACTAAAGCCTATGATGAAGCGGATATTATTTTGGTCGGCGTGTCTCGTTGTGGCAAAACGCCAACCAGCTTGTATCTTGCTTTGCAGTTTGGGATCCGGGTCGCTAACTATCCGTTTATTGATCAAGATATGGAACAAATGACACTGCCCAAAGCGCTGAAAGCCAATAGACACAAGCTATTTGGCCTCACTATAGACCCGCAGCGACTACAAGAAATACGCCAACGACGCATGGCCGACAGCGGCTACTCCGCCGCCGCCCAATGCCGCTACGAACTTAATCAAGTAGAACGGCTGTTTCGCATGGAAGCCATTCCTTTTATCGACACCACTTATCATTCTGTTGAAGAAATCTCGGTAAAGATTTTAGAACGCACCGGCATCCCTCGTCGCATCTATTAA
- a CDS encoding TIGR04283 family arsenosugar biosynthesis glycosyltransferase has protein sequence MLSIIMPMLNEAKALPSTLAALTNQKSHIELIVVDGGSSDQSVAIAQQQGVKVLSSTAGRARQMNLGAEHAQGEYLLFLHADTGLPEHFESLISKALALHQWGRFDVAISGQHPMLKVISFMMNWRSRWSGIATGDQALFMRRTAFVAVGGFPEQDLMEDIALSQRLKRVGWPACLRQKVLTSGRRWQQNGVWRTIFLMWRLRFAYWRGTCPSQLARRYR, from the coding sequence GTGTTGTCCATTATTATGCCGATGCTCAATGAGGCCAAGGCGCTGCCTAGCACCTTGGCGGCTTTGACGAACCAAAAGTCTCATATCGAGCTAATTGTGGTGGATGGCGGCAGTAGTGATCAGTCGGTGGCTATTGCCCAGCAACAGGGTGTGAAAGTGTTAAGTAGTACTGCGGGGCGCGCTCGGCAAATGAACTTAGGCGCCGAGCATGCCCAAGGCGAGTATCTGTTATTTTTGCATGCGGACACGGGGCTACCAGAGCATTTTGAGTCGCTGATAAGTAAAGCATTAGCGCTGCATCAGTGGGGGCGATTTGATGTGGCCATTAGTGGCCAGCATCCCATGCTAAAAGTCATCAGTTTTATGATGAACTGGCGCTCTCGTTGGTCAGGCATTGCGACCGGCGATCAAGCGCTGTTTATGCGCCGCACCGCTTTTGTAGCGGTGGGTGGCTTTCCCGAACAAGACTTAATGGAAGATATCGCGCTTAGCCAACGGCTTAAGCGCGTGGGCTGGCCTGCCTGTTTACGGCAAAAAGTGCTGACTTCGGGGCGGCGTTGGCAGCAAAACGGCGTATGGCGCACCATTTTCCTCATGTGGCGATTGCGCTTTGCCTACTGGCGCGGCACGTGCCCGAGTCAATTAGCCAGGAGGTACCGTTGA
- a CDS encoding uracil-xanthine permease family protein codes for MKHSQSKSIFDFYGKPGFGKALPLSLQHILAMIMGAVTPPIIVAKAVGLSAPDAALLIQVALFFSGLSTLLQLYPIGSIGARMPVIFGVGFAYMPTLLAIANAVDPATGEKMYGVDAIMGAQVIGGVAMILVGLFIKHIRHLFPPVVAGTVVLVIGLSLYHVAINYMAGGFGSPGYGSGENWLVAGLTLVVVLACSQFGKGYFRLAAIIIGILAGYALGSFFGMVSLERVANAQWAAIPMPLAFGITFPIGAIIPMVIICIVNSVQTIGDLSATAVGGMNRELQDKEMSGGLVANGITTLVGSFFGSLPTSSFSQNVGIVAMTKVISRYVLGVAAVFMVLAGLLPKFSAIMLTIPAPVIGGATIIVFGMITMTGIQLLVKDELSSRNVTIAALSVALAMGVAAAPNAVAQLPEMMKSLTNPVIIAALTSFILNMILPKKSLQDEQRERDQIEKDMNGSSDTENVQKKVTPEVVR; via the coding sequence ATGAAACATAGTCAAAGCAAGTCAATATTTGATTTTTACGGCAAGCCAGGCTTCGGCAAAGCATTGCCGCTGTCACTGCAGCATATCTTAGCCATGATCATGGGTGCAGTTACGCCGCCTATTATCGTTGCTAAAGCTGTGGGTTTAAGCGCACCAGATGCAGCATTGTTAATCCAAGTAGCCTTGTTCTTCTCTGGTTTATCAACGTTGTTACAGCTTTACCCTATCGGTTCTATTGGCGCACGTATGCCGGTTATCTTCGGTGTAGGCTTCGCCTATATGCCAACACTGTTAGCGATTGCTAACGCTGTTGATCCTGCAACCGGTGAAAAAATGTATGGCGTAGATGCCATCATGGGTGCCCAAGTCATTGGTGGTGTCGCCATGATTCTGGTGGGTCTGTTCATCAAACATATTCGCCATTTGTTCCCACCAGTAGTAGCCGGTACCGTAGTATTGGTAATTGGCTTGTCTTTGTACCACGTGGCCATTAACTACATGGCTGGCGGCTTCGGCTCACCAGGCTACGGCAGTGGTGAAAACTGGTTGGTAGCAGGCTTAACGCTGGTAGTGGTATTAGCATGTTCACAGTTTGGTAAAGGCTACTTCCGTCTTGCCGCTATCATCATCGGTATTCTTGCCGGTTATGCCCTGGGTTCTTTCTTCGGCATGGTGAGCTTAGAGCGCGTAGCTAACGCACAGTGGGCTGCAATCCCAATGCCATTAGCATTCGGTATTACCTTCCCAATCGGTGCCATCATCCCTATGGTGATTATCTGTATCGTTAACTCGGTACAAACCATTGGTGACTTGTCTGCTACTGCTGTGGGTGGTATGAACCGCGAGTTACAAGACAAAGAAATGTCTGGCGGTTTAGTGGCTAACGGTATCACTACTCTGGTTGGTTCTTTCTTCGGTTCACTGCCTACTTCTTCGTTCAGCCAGAACGTGGGTATCGTAGCCATGACCAAAGTAATCAGCCGCTATGTACTGGGTGTTGCTGCGGTGTTCATGGTATTGGCCGGTTTACTGCCTAAGTTCTCTGCCATCATGTTGACCATTCCTGCTCCTGTAATTGGTGGTGCGACCATTATCGTATTCGGTATGATCACCATGACGGGTATTCAGTTGCTGGTTAAAGACGAGCTGTCTTCACGTAACGTGACTATCGCCGCTCTGTCTGTTGCTCTGGCCATGGGTGTAGCTGCTGCTCCTAACGCCGTTGCTCAGTTACCAGAAATGATGAAATCACTGACTAACCCTGTGATCATCGCCGCACTGACCTCTTTCATCTTGAACATGATTCTGCCTAAGAAATCACTGCAAGACGAACAGCGTGAGCGTGACCAGATTGAAAAAGACATGAACGGTTCTTCTGATACCGAAAATGTCCAAAAAAAAGTGACTCCTGAGGTTGTTCGCTAA
- the ppsA gene encoding phosphoenolpyruvate synthase yields MVEYVIWYEQLGMHDVDRVGGKNASLGEMISQLAGAGVSVPGGFATTAYAFNEFLEQSGLNAKIHDLLDTLDVDNIAALGNAGKSIRQWIIDTPFQPALEQAIAEAYSELTGKAGDEASFAVRSSATAEDMPDASFAGQQETFLNVRGLDSVMESIKHVFASLFNDRAISYRVHQGYEHKGVALSAGVQRMVRSDIAASGVMFTIDTESGFDQVVFITSSTGLGEMVVQGAVNPDEFYVHKPTLKAGRPAVVRKTLGSKLQKMIYADGQDLGQQVDIKETSKEERNQFSLTDIEVMELAKQAVIIEQHYGRSMDIEWAKDGLDGQLYIVQARPETVRSRQDSNVLERFALAEQGEVIVEGRAIGHKIGSGPAKVIASLDQMDEVKPGDVLVTDMTDPDWEPIMKRASAIVTNRGGRTCHAAIIARELGIPAVVGCGDATKRIAEGQEITVSCAEGDTGFVYQGQLDFKVNISEVGAMPPSPVKVMMNVGNPDRAFDFAQLPNAGVGLARLEFIINRMIGVHPKALLNYAQETPKLQQQIDDIIAGYDNPREFFVAKLTEGIATLASAFWPERVIVRMSDFKSNEYANLLGGDAYEPDEENPMLGFRGASRYISADFRECFAMECEAMKRVRNDMGLTNVEIMIPFVRTLSEAASVIDILAENGLKRGEAGLKVIMMCELPSNALLADKFLAYFDGFSIGSNDMTQLALGLDRDSGLVAASFDERDEAVKALLSMAIKAAHKAGKYVGICGQGPSDHKDFAAWLVEQGIDSVSLNPDTVIDTWLYLAEHANK; encoded by the coding sequence GTGGTGGAATATGTAATTTGGTACGAACAGCTCGGAATGCACGATGTAGACCGAGTGGGAGGCAAGAATGCCTCATTAGGCGAGATGATCAGTCAATTAGCCGGTGCCGGTGTTTCTGTTCCAGGTGGCTTTGCAACCACCGCTTACGCCTTTAACGAGTTTTTAGAGCAAAGTGGCCTTAACGCTAAAATCCATGACCTGCTCGATACCTTAGATGTAGACAATATCGCCGCCCTAGGTAATGCAGGAAAAAGCATTCGCCAATGGATCATCGACACCCCGTTTCAACCCGCACTTGAGCAAGCCATTGCCGAAGCTTACTCTGAGCTGACTGGCAAGGCGGGCGACGAAGCCTCGTTTGCGGTGCGCTCTTCAGCCACCGCCGAAGACATGCCCGATGCCTCCTTTGCCGGCCAACAAGAAACCTTCTTAAACGTACGCGGCTTAGATTCCGTCATGGAGTCCATTAAGCACGTGTTTGCTTCCTTGTTTAATGACCGTGCTATTTCTTATCGAGTGCATCAAGGCTATGAGCATAAAGGCGTAGCCTTATCTGCCGGTGTACAGCGTATGGTGCGCTCAGACATAGCAGCGTCAGGTGTGATGTTTACCATAGACACAGAGTCGGGCTTCGATCAGGTGGTGTTTATTACCTCATCTACCGGTTTAGGTGAAATGGTCGTGCAGGGTGCGGTTAACCCCGATGAGTTTTACGTGCACAAACCTACTCTTAAAGCCGGTCGCCCTGCGGTAGTGCGCAAAACGCTGGGTTCGAAGCTGCAAAAAATGATTTATGCAGACGGTCAAGATTTAGGTCAGCAAGTAGACATTAAAGAAACCAGTAAAGAAGAGCGCAACCAGTTCTCGTTAACCGATATTGAAGTAATGGAGCTGGCTAAGCAGGCGGTGATCATTGAGCAGCATTATGGTCGCTCCATGGATATCGAATGGGCGAAAGATGGCCTAGATGGCCAGCTGTACATAGTACAAGCCCGCCCCGAAACCGTACGCAGCCGCCAAGACAGCAATGTGTTAGAGCGCTTTGCGCTGGCTGAGCAAGGTGAAGTGATCGTTGAAGGCCGTGCCATTGGTCATAAAATTGGCTCTGGCCCGGCCAAGGTGATTGCCTCTCTCGATCAGATGGATGAAGTGAAGCCCGGTGACGTGTTAGTCACCGACATGACGGATCCCGACTGGGAGCCCATCATGAAGCGGGCCTCGGCCATCGTCACTAATAGAGGTGGGCGTACTTGTCATGCGGCCATTATTGCCCGTGAGTTAGGTATTCCTGCGGTAGTGGGTTGTGGTGATGCCACTAAACGCATTGCCGAAGGCCAAGAGATTACCGTGTCTTGTGCCGAGGGCGATACCGGTTTTGTGTATCAGGGCCAACTGGATTTTAAGGTGAATATCTCAGAAGTGGGTGCTATGCCACCGTCACCGGTAAAGGTGATGATGAACGTGGGTAATCCAGATCGCGCCTTTGACTTCGCACAGTTACCTAATGCGGGCGTGGGCTTGGCGCGATTAGAGTTTATTATCAATCGCATGATAGGCGTGCACCCTAAGGCCTTGCTTAATTACGCACAAGAAACCCCGAAACTGCAGCAGCAGATTGACGATATTATTGCCGGCTACGACAATCCTCGTGAATTTTTCGTCGCCAAACTGACCGAAGGCATTGCCACTTTGGCCTCGGCCTTTTGGCCGGAGCGGGTGATAGTGCGCATGTCGGACTTTAAGTCGAACGAATACGCCAATCTGTTAGGCGGTGACGCCTACGAGCCCGATGAAGAAAACCCCATGTTGGGCTTTCGCGGTGCGTCGCGCTATATCTCAGCAGATTTTCGCGAGTGTTTTGCCATGGAATGCGAGGCCATGAAACGGGTGCGCAACGACATGGGCTTAACTAACGTGGAGATCATGATCCCCTTCGTGCGTACTTTAAGCGAAGCGGCCTCTGTGATTGATATTTTGGCGGAGAACGGCCTCAAGCGCGGTGAAGCGGGCCTTAAAGTCATTATGATGTGCGAGCTGCCATCTAACGCCTTGTTAGCTGATAAGTTTTTAGCATACTTCGATGGCTTCTCGATTGGCTCCAACGATATGACACAGCTAGCACTGGGCTTAGACCGTGACTCCGGCTTAGTCGCCGCATCATTTGATGAGCGCGACGAAGCGGTTAAAGCGCTGTTGTCGATGGCGATTAAAGCGGCGCACAAGGCCGGAAAATACGTGGGTATTTGTGGCCAAGGACCGTCAGATCATAAAGATTTTGCCGCTTGGTTGGTGGAGCAAGGCATAGACTCGGTCTCGCTGAACCCAGATACCGTGATCGATACTTGGTTGTATTTGGCCGAGCACGCCAATAAGTAA